CGTGAGCACGATGCGGCAGACTTCTTCATCGTCCACGAACGGTGACATGACCGACCGTTCAAGTGGGCTGGCTGCCTGAGCCTGGGCAGTACCCATCTCGAGCATGACCGCCCCCGCCTGCACGATCTGTACCCTGCCGACCACGCCATTGCTGATGAGGCCGCTGGCCACTTCGGCCGCCAGATCGCGGTTATCCAGAAAACAGGCGATCTGGACCGTACGCTCGACGGTGTCGAGCAACTCCTCCAGACGCTGGTGCTGTTCGTTGCGCTCGCGCCGCTCACTGACGAGCATGGCGCCGATCAACGACACGGCACCCAGAACACCGACCGCAATAAGCGTAAGCGCTGCACTGCGCAGCGCCAGCCGGGTGCGAAACAGCCTGACCAGAGATTTCACGGGGCCGGTTGACCCGCGAAGCTCATGACCACCACCAGATCGTCCGGTACCTCGGCGCTGTCGACGAATCCTATAGCGCCCGGATTGCGGCGCACATAGTCGAGCAGATCCTTCTCAGTTTCGATCTGCAGCGGCGGCGATGCCTGCCCGGAAAACATCAGCCGGGCCCAGTACGAATTGATCTCGGCCATGTCCTTGTTGACCAGCTCCCGGTAGAACTCCGCTCTGAGCGGACCCAGGTCCACGGGCAATGCAGCGATGCCCGACGGCAACTTGCGATAACGCCCCATGAAGATGTTGATCAGTTCCCTGCGGGTTAGCTCGCTGACACGAGATTCCGGGTTTGCGATGACAACCAGCTCGGCACGTAGCGAGGCCGGCACCAAGAGCGATACCGCCAGGAGGGCGAGAAGAAGCGGATATTTCTTCATATTCCCCCCTAGAAAACGAAATCGAGAGCGAGACTGAACACGGTCGTGTCCTTGTCCCAGTCAGGGTCGACATGGCGCCAGGTCAGGCCGACCTGATCGACGTTGATGAAGTCTACCTGGCTTTTCAGCGCGACATTGCGAGCAACGTCATACCGTGCGCCGAGCGATAGCGTCTGCTGCGTAAGACCGGCCTTGTCGTTCGACGGCAGACCCAACTCGTTCAGCGGTATGCCACGGGTGCGTGAACCGGACAGGGAAACGAACGGCGTGAACGGCTCCAGACGATACCCCGCTGTAACGAACGCCGAGGTGAGGTCGGTCTCGTCACCGGGGCGGTTGAACTGGCCCAGCATGGCCTGTATCTGCAGCGGACCACGGTCGTAGGCGACCCCCAACGAGCTCATCTGGATGGTCGTGGGCTCCACCGATTCGCGGAGCGCATCTGCCAGCTGCGGGAGGAAGAACTGCAACTGATCCAGGTCTCGAAGGTAGCTCTCCGGCGCCTCCAGCCTGTAATCGATCGCACCTACGCCGGCCTGCCAGCGCCAGCTGCCGATTTCGTAGTTGATATGCCCGCCGTAGACGCGGCTATCGGCGGCGTCGAGCACCACGCCGGCGATATCCGAGTTGATCTTCTCGTCTGCCAGACCCGCGTACAGCTTGCCCCACAGCAGTCCATCGCCCAGGGGCCGGCGCAGTACGATGTCCCCGCCGTCGATATGGGTAAGGTGGCGAGTGCCGTAGTAATCCACCGGCGGGCGCACCCAGAGGTACGAATATCCAACGTCTCTGGAGTCGGCCAGCATGTATGTATCGAGCGCCACCCGACCGAGGCGCAACGTCACCGCAGGGTCCGGGTTGTAGCGCAGAAAGGCCCAGGTCAGCTTGGGTTCGTAGCTGCCGGTAGGGTCGTAGCGCGAGACGCCTTGCACCACCGCATCGAGTGAGTCGGTCAGGGTTCCGCGCAACTGCAACCCGAAGCGACTGTCGACGTCGCCGTCCCAGTCACCCGCGGTGCCACTCTTTTGCGTAATGTCCCGGATGAACTCGGCGTCCGAGTCCGTGCTTCGGGCGATGCCCAGTGTGCCAAAGCCGTTGACCGCGACCTTGCCATTGAAAAGCTCGATTGCCTGAGCATTGCCGGCGGCGGACAGGAGCAGGGTCAACCCAAACGGTAGGAATCGTGATGAACGCATGGGAGTCTCTCGAATGACATGCAGCGCGTTATTGTTGGATAGCGAAGAGGCCCGGCGGGGTCCGGAAGGGGCCGGAGCTTCCGGCTCGTGCAGGTTTGGTCGCATGATCGGGTGCCTAATCTAGAGCAATTCACAGCCTGCTGCCATGGGTGAGCGTGCCATGCTTGTGACGCTGGGGCCACTCCGTCCCGAATGGCGGAATCGGCAACCTGCAACGTATATATCGGCCGTGGGCTTGCCGGCTTTAATCATCGCCGGAATCGCCGTCTCGCCCCGCTTCGCTTTGTTCAACATGTGTGTTGTGGCTTATGCTTGGCTGACCAAGGTCCGGATACCACACATGACGAGCGTCGACTCCAGCGCGCCAGACCACCCGCACTTTTACTCGTTCCTGCGAGGCGGGGGGGAAACCGGCGAGCTCATTCGCCGCCATGACTGGTCTGCCACGGATCTCGGCCCGCTCGAGACCTGGCCGCAATGCCTGCGCACAGTGACCGGCGTGGTCCTGCTGTCGCCGGTCCCCATGGTGCTTCTATGGGGCGCGCACGGGATCATGATCTACAACGATGCCTATTCCCGGGTTGCCGGCGCACGGCATCCGGAGCTGCTCGGCTCCGAGGTGCGCAAGGGCTGGCCAGAGATCGCCGACTTCAATGACACGGTCATGCGCGCCTGCCTCGCTGGCGATACGCTGTCCTATCGCGATCAGCCGTTCACGCTGCTGCGCGATGGCGGCGCCGAGGAGGTCTGGCTGAACCTCGACTATTCCCCTGTACTGGGCGAGTACGGCGAGCCGGCAGGCGTCATTGCCGTAGTGGTCGAGACCACTGACAGCGTCAATACCCGGGCGCGGCTGCAGTTTGAAAGCTCGCGGCTGGAGCGTCTGTTCGCGCAGGCGCCGAGCCTGATGGCGATGCTAAGCGGCCCTGACCACGTATTCGAACTCGCCAATCCAGCGTACCGACAGTTCGTCGGAGAACGGCCACTGGTCGGCCTGCCGATGCGCGAGGCGCTGCCCGAGATCGTCCGCCAGGGGTTCGTTGATCGACTCGACGAGGTCTACCGCAGCGGTCAGGCCTACGCCAGCACCTCCGCTGTGGAACTCCTCCGAGGGCCCGACCGGACACACGAGACGCGGGTGGTCGATTTCGTCTTTCAGCCGATTGCGCAAAGCGATGACGAGGTCAGTGGCATCTTCATCGCCGGGTACGATGTCACCGAACGGGCACACGCGGAAGAGCGCGCACGGTTTCTGGACAGCCTGGGCAAGGCTACGGCCAACCGGGTTGATGCCGATTCCGTACTGGAAATCACCACCACCATGCTCGGCAGCCATATGGGCGTAGCGCTGTGCGCCTACGCCGACATGGATCCCGACGAAGACGGCTTCACCATCCGCGGCAACTGGGCCAAACCGGGCGCGAGCGGCATCATCGGACACTACAATCTGGCGGACTTCGGTGAACTGGCAGTGCGCAACCTCAGTTCCGGCAAGCCTCTGGTGCTGGATGACGTGCGCGCACAGCTGCCTGCCGAAGAAGCCGACACCTTTCTCGGCCTGGGCCTTGCCGCGACCGTATGCCTGCCGCTGGTCAAGCAAGGTCGGCTCACGGCGCTGATGGCGGTGCACGACGACAAACCCCACCTATGGACCGCCAGCGAAATGGCGCTGGTCACCGAGGTAATCGAACGCTCCTGGGCGCACATCGAGCGGGTCCGTGCCGAGACGGAAATGCGTCTTGCCGAGCAGCGCTTTCGCGAAGCGCTGGAAACCGAGGTGGCTGAACGCACCGCCGCGCTGGCCCAGAGCCAGGCGCATATCCGTGCGGTCTCGGAAACCACGCACATGTATCAGGGATTGATCGCGCCAGACGGACGCCTGTTGTACATGAACTCCACCGCGTTAAGCGGAATCGGCGCGCGCGCCGAGGAGGTGACTGGCCTGCTGTTCTGGGACACCCCCTGGTTCACAGCCACGCCGGGAGTGCCTGAGCAGGTTCGCGAGGCAGTCGGAGAGGTTGCAGCTGGCAATGTTGTCAGTCTCGACATGACAGTGAATCTGCCGACCGGTGTACGCTCGTTCGACTTCGCCATGCGTCCGGTACTGGGCGAAGCAGGCGAAGTGGTTGCGATCGTTCTCGAGGCAGTGGAAATCACCGCTCGCAAGCGTGCCGAGCAGGCGCTGCAGCACGCACAGAAAATGGAAGCGCTGGGCAACCTCACCGGCGGCATTGCGCACGATTTCAACAATCTTCTGATGGCGATTCAGGGCAGCCTGGAATTGCTGCGCAAGCGCATGCCGGACGACCCCTCGCTGGTACGCCTGGTCAATAACGCACGATCCGGCGTCGAGCGCGGTGCCGCGCTGACCTCGCGCATGCTGAGCTTCGCCCGCAAACAGGATCTGCGCTCCGAACACGTCGACCTGCGGACTCTGGTCGCCGGCATGGCAGAGCTGCTCGAGCGCTCGCTCGGCGCAATGGTTACCATCGAAACGCACTTTGCCGAGCGCCTGCCGCTAGTCGAGACCGACCCCAACCAGCTTGAGTCCGCTCTGCTCAATCTCGCCCTGAATGCGCGCGATGCAATGGGGGGCAAGGGCCGGATCTGCATCACGGCGCGCGAGACGATCGTCGACGATGTTACCGATACGCTTCCCGGCGGGCGCTACGTCTGCCTGGACGTCCGGGACGAAGGTGAAGGCATGGATGATGCCACGCTCAAGCGCGCCACCGAGCCGTTCTTTACCACCAAGGGCATCGGCAAGGGCACCGGCCTGGGCCTTTCGATGGTGCATGGCTTCGCTGAACAGTCACGGGGGCAACTGGTTCTCGGCAGCGAGCCCGGGAAAGGAACGGTAGCGTCGCTTTGGCTGCCGGCCCTGGATGTCCAGGCCGAGTACCAACCCCGCCCCGCAACCCCCGCCGAACCGGTACCGCAGGTTGCGCCGCTGACGGTCCTCACCGTTGACGATGATCATCTGGTGCTGATGAGCACTGCCGACATGCTGCGAGAGCAGGAGCATCAGGTGCTGATGGCCCGGTCAGCGCGGGAGGCGCTGGTGTTGCTCAAGCATATCCGTGTGGACCTGGTGATCACCGATCATGCCATGCCGCATATGACCGGCCTGCAGCTGGTGGCCGAGATCCGGCGCAATTACCCGGGCGTTGCCATCATTCTTGCCTCCGGATACGCCGAACTCGCTGCAGCCAGGGAGATCGGATTGACGCGTCTGTCCAAGCCGTTCACCCAGGCTCAGCTCGACAGAGCGATCTGGCACGCAACCCGAGCTTCCAGCTCACCCTGAGACAATCGAAACTTTTGCCTCGACACCTCCTCGAATAGCATGCGCCTGTCTGGGTTGCAGCGGCGGCAGCGAATTGGGGGAGCACATGAGCACATTCACGTCTTTCGATGGCACCAGGATCTTCTACCAGCAGTGGGGCCGCCGCAGCAGCAGCAGGCCGCCGGTGGTACTGCATCACGGTTACGTTGCCAACGCACGTGCCAACTGGCTCTGGACCGGCATTGTCGGTCGGCTCACCGCCAACGGACACAAGGTCATCGCCCTCGATGCGCGCGGTCACGGACGCTCCACGAAACACCATGACCCGGCACGCTATGGCGAGGCAACCATGGCGCAGGATGTATCTGCGTTGCTGGATCATCTGTCACTGGACCAGGTCGATCTGGTCGGCTATTCGATGGGCGCTACCGTCGCATTGATCGCCGCATCCGAAGATCCGCGGATACGGCGCCTGGCTGTCGGTGGGATCGGCGCGCATACAACGCGCCTGGGACGCGGTCGAAAGAATGGTTTCGGAAGCAGACTGGCCAAGGCGATGCTCGCGCCCAGCGTCTTTTCGGTACGCGATCCGATGCTTGCCGGTTTCCGGATAATGGCCGATGCGCTATGGGCTGATCGCAAGGCGCTGGCTGCTCAGGCTCTGGCGTTCCACAACAAGCGCATCGCCTTCGATCGCATCGACTCGCCAACGTTGATCATTGCCGGGAACGACGATCCATTTGCCCATCAGCCTGAGGTACTCCAGCGAGCCATCGAGGGCGCGCGGCTTCAGCTCATGCCGGGCAACCATACCAACATTCTGACCAAGCCCGCCTTCAGGGAGGCGCTGGTGGCGTTCCTCCGCTGACCGAGCCGCATGCACTGTCATGCCAGCACGCCGAATCCATCGAACGGATCGTAAGGTTGAACACTGCCCGCGTTGTCGAGTCCACATGAACATCTGAAGCAACCCCGGGAGCAGGAAATGCGCAGCGAGACCGCGAATGTAAAGGGCGTCACCATGCGCTGGCTCGAGCAGGGTGAGGGGCTGCCGGTCGTGCTGTTGCATGGTATCCCTACCTCGCCCACCCTCTGGCGTCATGTCATGCCGAAGCTCGAGGGTGTGCGGTGTCTGGCGTTCGAAATGATCGGCTATGGCGAGTCGATTCCCGCCGGTGTCGGGCAGGATCTGTCTATTTCCCACCAGGCCGAGTACCTCGCGCAGTGGATGGATCACCTGGATATCAGCGGTGCGTTGCTGGTCGGGCACGACCTTGGCGGTGGCGTGGCACAGATTACCGCGGTGCGACGTCCCGACCTGTGCGCCGGGCTGCTGCTTACCAACGCGATCGGTTACGACTCCTGGCCCATCCCCAGCGTCAAGGCACTGAGCGCAGGCGGACCGATCATCAGTCATCTCCCCGGCGCAGCCGGCAAGCAGATCCTGCGGCTGCTGATGATTCGCGGCCATGACGACAAGGCCATGGCCGCAGAATCGCTGGCACAGCATTGGCAGCCCTACGCCAGACATGGCGGCGCCGCCAGCCTGATCCGACAGGTCGAGGCACTCGACGTACACGACACGCTGGCCATCCAGGACGCGCTGCCAGGACTGGCGATACCAGCCCGCGTTGTATGGGGCGCCGCAGACCCGTTTCAGAAGATCGAATACGGCGAGCGCTTCGCCCGCGATCTCGGAGCGCCACTGCACCGGATTGATGGCGGGCTGCATTTCACGCCAGAGGACCACCCTGACGTGCTTGCCGAGCAGATCTTGGCATTGGCCGAAGAAGTGCGGCATGCTGCTGCGCCGCTCTGAAGTCTGGCGGCAACCCGATTACAACCTGCGACTGAAGCGAGACATGACGCCCATCTTCCGTACCCGCACGCCCTTCCACCGCTGCAGCCACGGATCGCGTTACGTTCGCGGCTATGGCTGGCACCTGCTCTGGTTGCTGTCGCTCGTATTGATGGTCGGCTGCGGGACCCGCCCCGCGCAGGGACCGGCCTACCAGCCAGACGAGGTGCGCGCACGTATCGTCCGCCTGATTCCCAGCGAAATTCCGGACCGTCAGGGCTGGGCGGCAGACATCTTTACCGCCTTCTCCACACTGGATATCGAGCCCTCGACGCGCAATATCTGTTCGGTGCTGGCAGTGACGCAGCAGGAATCCACGTTTCAGGTGGCGCCGCCGGTGCCGGGTCTGTCCAGGATCGCCCGGGAGGAAATCGACCGCCGGGCAGCGCGGCTGTATGTGCCGAAATTCGTGGTCAACGCAGCGCTGAATCTCAAGTCGCCCAATGGCAAGACCTATACGGAGCGGCTGGCCCGTGTGCGCACGGAGAAGGAGCTCAATGCAATTTTCGACGACTTCATCGGCATGGTACCGCTTGGCCGGCAACTGTTCGCCGGGCTAAATCCGGTGCAGACTGGCGGACCGATGCAGGTCAGCATCCCCTTCGCCGAGTCATACCGCAGCAAGTATCCCTACTCGATCGACACGTCGATTCGCGAAGAGGTCTTCAGCCGCCGAGGTGGGATGTTCTTTGGCATCGCGCACCTGCTGGACTATCCGGTCAACTATGACCGGCCGGTGTTCCGCTATGCGGACTTCAATGCCGGCTGGTACGCCAGCCGCAACGCGGCTTTTCAGCATGCCGTCACGCATGCCACGGGCATCAAGCTGGCGCTGGACGGTGACCTGATCATCCACGGCAGCCGCGAGGCAGGCGCTACGGAGCGCGCTGTGCGATCGCTGGCCAGTCAGCTGGACATGAACGACGGCGCCATTCGCCGCGATCTGGAGCGAGGCGATTCGCTCGAATTCGAGAACACCCGTCTGTACAAGCGACTCTACGAATACGCCGACAGGATGGAGGGCAGACCCCTGGCACGCGCCATGATCCCCACCATCAGGCTGGAGAGTCCGAAAATTACCCGTGAGCTGACGACCGCCTGGTTCGCCAATCGGGTCGATGAACGCCGCAAGCGCTGCGAGGCGCGCGCTGGCGGTTGATTGTCCAGTTCAGCGGGGCGGGCGATTTTCAATTCACGGAGTGGTAAAAGATGTTCGAAATGATCGTCGATGTGGTGTCTCGCGCTGGCTACGCCGGCGTGTTCCTGTTGATGCTGCTGGAGAATATCTTCCCGCCCATACCGTCCGAGTTGATCATGCCCCTGGCCGGCTTTGTGGCTGCCAAGGGCGAGCTGAACATCTATGGGGTGGTCGTGGCCGGAACCGCCGGTTCGGTCGCCGGTGCTCTTCCCTGGTACTACGCAGGTGCACGGCTGGGCAAGGATCGGCTGATGCATTGGACAGGCAGGCATGGGTACTGGCTGACCATGTGCCCGGAGGACATCGAAAAGGCGAATCAGTGGTTCGGGCGTCACGGCCGCAGTGCAGTGTTTTTCGGCCGGCTCCTGCCTACCATCCGCACACTGATTTCAGTGCCGGCTGGCCTTGCCCGGATGCCAATGGCCGGATTCATCGGCTACTCGACCGCCGGCTCGCTGATCTGGACGGCCTTGCTGGCGCTGGCCGGATTCATCCTTGAAGCGCAGTACGAAAAGGTCGCCGATTATCTCGACCCGGTATCCATAGCCGTAGTGGCAATCATTGCGATGATCTACGTATACCGGCTGGTCCGCCTGCGCTTGGGTCAGCGAAATTAGATCGAGATAGGCACCGCCGCGGGAATTCATACCATCTCCAGCGGCCGCTTGCCGTTGGGCGGCGGAAACGCCGCGTCAATCAACGCCAGGTCTTGTTCATCGAGTCGGACGGCATCGGCT
Above is a window of Halopseudomonas nanhaiensis DNA encoding:
- a CDS encoding porin yields the protein MRSSRFLPFGLTLLLSAAGNAQAIELFNGKVAVNGFGTLGIARSTDSDAEFIRDITQKSGTAGDWDGDVDSRFGLQLRGTLTDSLDAVVQGVSRYDPTGSYEPKLTWAFLRYNPDPAVTLRLGRVALDTYMLADSRDVGYSYLWVRPPVDYYGTRHLTHIDGGDIVLRRPLGDGLLWGKLYAGLADEKINSDIAGVVLDAADSRVYGGHINYEIGSWRWQAGVGAIDYRLEAPESYLRDLDQLQFFLPQLADALRESVEPTTIQMSSLGVAYDRGPLQIQAMLGQFNRPGDETDLTSAFVTAGYRLEPFTPFVSLSGSRTRGIPLNELGLPSNDKAGLTQQTLSLGARYDVARNVALKSQVDFINVDQVGLTWRHVDPDWDKDTTVFSLALDFVF
- a CDS encoding PAS domain-containing protein, which gives rise to MTSVDSSAPDHPHFYSFLRGGGETGELIRRHDWSATDLGPLETWPQCLRTVTGVVLLSPVPMVLLWGAHGIMIYNDAYSRVAGARHPELLGSEVRKGWPEIADFNDTVMRACLAGDTLSYRDQPFTLLRDGGAEEVWLNLDYSPVLGEYGEPAGVIAVVVETTDSVNTRARLQFESSRLERLFAQAPSLMAMLSGPDHVFELANPAYRQFVGERPLVGLPMREALPEIVRQGFVDRLDEVYRSGQAYASTSAVELLRGPDRTHETRVVDFVFQPIAQSDDEVSGIFIAGYDVTERAHAEERARFLDSLGKATANRVDADSVLEITTTMLGSHMGVALCAYADMDPDEDGFTIRGNWAKPGASGIIGHYNLADFGELAVRNLSSGKPLVLDDVRAQLPAEEADTFLGLGLAATVCLPLVKQGRLTALMAVHDDKPHLWTASEMALVTEVIERSWAHIERVRAETEMRLAEQRFREALETEVAERTAALAQSQAHIRAVSETTHMYQGLIAPDGRLLYMNSTALSGIGARAEEVTGLLFWDTPWFTATPGVPEQVREAVGEVAAGNVVSLDMTVNLPTGVRSFDFAMRPVLGEAGEVVAIVLEAVEITARKRAEQALQHAQKMEALGNLTGGIAHDFNNLLMAIQGSLELLRKRMPDDPSLVRLVNNARSGVERGAALTSRMLSFARKQDLRSEHVDLRTLVAGMAELLERSLGAMVTIETHFAERLPLVETDPNQLESALLNLALNARDAMGGKGRICITARETIVDDVTDTLPGGRYVCLDVRDEGEGMDDATLKRATEPFFTTKGIGKGTGLGLSMVHGFAEQSRGQLVLGSEPGKGTVASLWLPALDVQAEYQPRPATPAEPVPQVAPLTVLTVDDDHLVLMSTADMLREQEHQVLMARSAREALVLLKHIRVDLVITDHAMPHMTGLQLVAEIRRNYPGVAIILASGYAELAAAREIGLTRLSKPFTQAQLDRAIWHATRASSSP
- a CDS encoding alpha/beta fold hydrolase → MSTFTSFDGTRIFYQQWGRRSSSRPPVVLHHGYVANARANWLWTGIVGRLTANGHKVIALDARGHGRSTKHHDPARYGEATMAQDVSALLDHLSLDQVDLVGYSMGATVALIAASEDPRIRRLAVGGIGAHTTRLGRGRKNGFGSRLAKAMLAPSVFSVRDPMLAGFRIMADALWADRKALAAQALAFHNKRIAFDRIDSPTLIIAGNDDPFAHQPEVLQRAIEGARLQLMPGNHTNILTKPAFREALVAFLR
- a CDS encoding alpha/beta fold hydrolase, yielding MRSETANVKGVTMRWLEQGEGLPVVLLHGIPTSPTLWRHVMPKLEGVRCLAFEMIGYGESIPAGVGQDLSISHQAEYLAQWMDHLDISGALLVGHDLGGGVAQITAVRRPDLCAGLLLTNAIGYDSWPIPSVKALSAGGPIISHLPGAAGKQILRLLMIRGHDDKAMAAESLAQHWQPYARHGGAASLIRQVEALDVHDTLAIQDALPGLAIPARVVWGAADPFQKIEYGERFARDLGAPLHRIDGGLHFTPEDHPDVLAEQILALAEEVRHAAAPL
- a CDS encoding DUF1615 domain-containing protein; this encodes MVGCGTRPAQGPAYQPDEVRARIVRLIPSEIPDRQGWAADIFTAFSTLDIEPSTRNICSVLAVTQQESTFQVAPPVPGLSRIAREEIDRRAARLYVPKFVVNAALNLKSPNGKTYTERLARVRTEKELNAIFDDFIGMVPLGRQLFAGLNPVQTGGPMQVSIPFAESYRSKYPYSIDTSIREEVFSRRGGMFFGIAHLLDYPVNYDRPVFRYADFNAGWYASRNAAFQHAVTHATGIKLALDGDLIIHGSREAGATERAVRSLASQLDMNDGAIRRDLERGDSLEFENTRLYKRLYEYADRMEGRPLARAMIPTIRLESPKITRELTTAWFANRVDERRKRCEARAGG
- a CDS encoding DedA family protein; translation: MFEMIVDVVSRAGYAGVFLLMLLENIFPPIPSELIMPLAGFVAAKGELNIYGVVVAGTAGSVAGALPWYYAGARLGKDRLMHWTGRHGYWLTMCPEDIEKANQWFGRHGRSAVFFGRLLPTIRTLISVPAGLARMPMAGFIGYSTAGSLIWTALLALAGFILEAQYEKVADYLDPVSIAVVAIIAMIYVYRLVRLRLGQRN